In Methanothermobacter sp., a genomic segment contains:
- a CDS encoding DUF11 domain-containing protein gives TLVNVADVVADTYNPNPDKSANATVTVNPRAELIINKTVDRRAVRVGQNVRFTITVTNNGPDTALNTMVTDRLPDAMRYISSNATRGSYNPATGVWMVGDLPAGSSAVLDMVVQLIRRGTFVNVATVSSGSSGGNNTTDVEIDVEPSPGPGPSPGPSPRPQPGPGTVPMKPTGAPLTAFIAGMLLVAAGSAISRRK, from the coding sequence CCACTCTGGTTAACGTTGCGGATGTGGTGGCGGATACCTACAACCCGAACCCTGATAAGAGCGCCAATGCCACTGTAACAGTTAACCCAAGGGCAGAGCTCATCATTAACAAGACAGTGGATAGAAGGGCTGTGCGTGTGGGTCAGAACGTAAGGTTCACTATAACAGTAACCAACAATGGACCCGACACAGCACTCAACACAATGGTTACCGACAGGCTGCCAGATGCCATGAGGTACATATCCTCCAATGCCACCAGGGGTTCATATAACCCTGCAACTGGTGTCTGGATGGTAGGCGACCTCCCAGCAGGCTCAAGCGCGGTCCTTGACATGGTGGTCCAGCTCATAAGGCGCGGCACATTCGTGAACGTTGCAACCGTGAGTTCAGGTTCAAGTGGGGGTAACAACACGACTGATGTGGAGATTGATGTTGAACCATCACCAGGTCCAGGTCCATCTCCGGGACCATCACCTAGACCTCAACCAGGACCGGGAACCGTACCAATGAAGCCAACAGGAGCACCTCTAACTGCATTTATTGCAGGAATGCTTCTTGTGGCAGCAGGTTCAGCGATATCAAGGAGAAAATAA
- a CDS encoding calcium/sodium antiporter, with protein sequence MTPIILILIFCASLLGVIRSADIFVDRIVDIGRALGISQIILGVTVAAAGTSLPEFGSAMISVLTGSPELGVGVVIGSNIWNIAGIIGISAILSCAVTTNRDEIRRDGLFGLLSILILSSFMLMGPIGPLTGAVLLSIYGVYLLILIKKQRKYYASHLIEGGDAGWKTIVTAVLSFFGLVVFCRVLVYSAVGIAAVLHIPEMIVGLFALAIGTSLAELVVAVNSARKHMCSLSLGTVLGSNIFNILIGIGVPSLFVKIPVEPLSVVLDAPILIVVTVIVMYFMWTDMELRRVEGVVLLIIYIIYAALRIAITG encoded by the coding sequence ATGACACCCATCATCCTAATACTAATCTTCTGCGCCTCACTGCTCGGTGTTATAAGATCAGCGGACATCTTTGTGGACAGGATCGTTGATATCGGGAGGGCGCTTGGAATATCACAGATAATACTTGGAGTTACGGTTGCAGCTGCAGGGACATCTCTTCCTGAGTTCGGGTCCGCCATGATCTCTGTCCTTACAGGTAGCCCTGAACTCGGTGTGGGTGTGGTGATAGGTTCGAACATATGGAACATCGCGGGTATCATAGGGATATCTGCCATTCTCTCCTGTGCTGTTACAACAAACAGGGATGAGATCCGGAGGGATGGATTATTCGGGCTTCTCAGCATCCTGATACTTTCATCTTTCATGCTCATGGGGCCCATTGGCCCTCTTACAGGTGCCGTTCTCCTCAGCATCTATGGTGTTTACCTTTTAATTCTTATAAAGAAGCAGAGGAAATATTACGCGAGCCACCTCATAGAGGGTGGTGATGCTGGCTGGAAGACCATTGTAACTGCAGTTTTAAGTTTCTTCGGGCTTGTGGTGTTCTGCAGGGTACTGGTTTACAGCGCAGTTGGAATTGCCGCGGTTCTCCATATTCCTGAGATGATAGTCGGCCTTTTTGCCCTTGCCATCGGGACAAGCCTTGCTGAACTTGTTGTCGCTGTTAACTCTGCAAGGAAGCATATGTGCAGCCTCTCACTGGGCACGGTACTTGGGAGTAACATATTCAATATCCTCATAGGCATAGGGGTTCCATCATTATTCGTGAAAATCCCTGTTGAGCCCCTCTCAGTTGTGCTTGATGCCCCCATTTTGATAGTTGTGACAGTTATTGTAATGTACTTCATGTGGACGGATATGGAGCTTAGAAGAGTTGAAGGAGTCGTGCTTCTCATTATATACATAATCTATGCTGCCTTAAGAATAGCAATCACAGGTTGA
- the hypD gene encoding hydrogenase formation protein HypD yields MKNLSRELVSRIHEISRPVKIMHVCGSHEHTIMQHGVRSLLPDEVEVVAGPGCPVCCVPAREIDECIELARQGVTITTFGDMLRVPGSKGSLADARAEGADVRIVYGVGNAVDIARKLDREVVFMAAGFETTAPTTASEILSGPPENFSVLSCHRLIPPALKFLIESGEVNLNALIEPGHVSTIIGMKPYEPFSRDYGIPQVIAGFNPLDILMAVYMILRQIERGEAKVENEYKRAVKPEGNIKAQQAMDEVFRITEREWRGFPVIPESVYEIRDEFSEFNAREKFDIDVADAVEVPTGCICGAILRGVARPEECSLFKTQCTPTNPVGACMVSREGTCNIAYRYSSFRVQ; encoded by the coding sequence ATGAAGAATCTTTCAAGGGAACTGGTTTCAAGGATACATGAAATATCACGCCCTGTTAAGATAATGCACGTCTGCGGTTCACATGAACACACTATAATGCAGCATGGAGTAAGATCACTCCTCCCCGACGAGGTTGAGGTGGTGGCCGGGCCGGGGTGCCCTGTCTGCTGCGTCCCCGCAAGAGAAATAGACGAGTGCATAGAACTTGCAAGGCAGGGCGTTACAATCACAACATTCGGTGACATGCTCCGTGTTCCTGGTTCGAAGGGGTCACTTGCAGATGCTAGGGCCGAGGGCGCCGATGTCAGGATAGTCTACGGTGTGGGAAATGCGGTGGATATAGCGAGAAAACTTGACAGGGAGGTCGTCTTTATGGCGGCAGGCTTTGAGACCACCGCACCAACAACAGCATCGGAGATACTATCAGGCCCACCAGAGAACTTTTCAGTCCTATCCTGCCACAGGCTGATACCCCCAGCACTCAAATTCCTCATAGAATCAGGGGAGGTTAACCTCAACGCCCTCATAGAGCCGGGCCATGTATCAACCATAATCGGCATGAAACCCTATGAGCCCTTCTCACGGGACTACGGAATACCTCAGGTCATAGCAGGATTCAACCCCCTTGACATACTCATGGCAGTGTACATGATACTCAGGCAGATCGAAAGGGGCGAGGCAAAGGTTGAGAATGAATATAAGAGGGCGGTGAAACCTGAGGGTAACATAAAGGCCCAGCAGGCGATGGATGAGGTTTTCCGCATAACCGAGAGGGAGTGGAGGGGATTCCCGGTCATACCTGAATCTGTATATGAGATCAGGGATGAATTTTCAGAGTTCAATGCAAGGGAAAAATTCGATATTGACGTCGCTGATGCCGTTGAGGTGCCCACTGGCTGCATATGCGGCGCAATACTGAGGGGTGTTGCAAGGCCAGAGGAATGCTCACTCTTTAAGACCCAGTGCACGCCCACAAACCCTGTTGGGGCCTGTATGGTTTCAAGGGAGGGGACCTGCAACATAGCCTACCGCTACAGTTCATTCAGGGTGCAGTGA
- a CDS encoding phosphoglycolate phosphatase — MRAIAVDIDGTITDSTRKLCISALRALRGAERKGIPVIIVTGNVLCFAMATSVLIGTSGGIVAENGGVIYSNGDIRVLGDIEKAETAYNHLRKIYPATKVQFSDLRLSEVAITREMPVQVIREALKGFDVEVYDTGFAIHLTDPRVDKGSSLKLVAEKMGIKMSDVMAIGDSENDIEFLEKAGLSVAVANAAPELREMADYVTAGKYGDGVREAIDKFVGVDTDV, encoded by the coding sequence ATGAGGGCCATTGCGGTTGACATAGATGGTACAATAACCGACAGCACCAGAAAACTGTGCATCAGCGCTCTCAGGGCCCTCAGGGGTGCTGAAAGAAAAGGAATCCCTGTCATAATCGTGACAGGGAATGTCCTGTGCTTTGCAATGGCGACATCTGTCCTTATAGGGACAAGTGGTGGTATTGTGGCTGAAAATGGCGGCGTGATATACTCTAATGGGGATATAAGGGTTCTGGGTGATATCGAAAAGGCAGAAACCGCCTACAATCACCTTAGAAAAATTTACCCTGCCACGAAGGTCCAGTTCTCTGATCTCAGGTTATCTGAGGTGGCAATCACCAGGGAAATGCCTGTTCAGGTCATCAGGGAGGCCCTTAAGGGATTTGATGTTGAGGTCTATGACACGGGCTTTGCAATACACCTTACAGACCCCCGGGTAGATAAGGGCTCTTCCCTGAAGCTTGTGGCAGAGAAAATGGGGATTAAAATGTCTGATGTCATGGCAATAGGGGACAGTGAGAACGATATTGAATTCCTTGAAAAGGCGGGCCTCAGCGTGGCCGTTGCCAATGCAGCCCCCGAGCTCAGGGAAATGGCAGATTATGTCACCGCAGGAAAATATGGTGATGGAGTTAGGGAGGCCATCGATAAATTTGTCGGGGTGGATACCGATGTTTGA
- a CDS encoding TldD/PmbA family protein — protein sequence MFDFAEKAIKLALRNSEMAEVYIEREHTVEVQVQRDLIDFGKIESMTGIGIRVLKGGRMGFAYTSDPSNLHRAVKIATENLKLADPDENFGFSEPATYPTVKGIFDTSFLELEVGESASIAEVMVDKTLDEGCRPTSGGFSASMVETFILNSEGVEASSRSTGFSAYISVNAEKNGSRTTAYESDSSCIMDIDPEWIAGRACRIARDSLGGENVESGRMSAVLDYHAAAGLLGTFAAAFSADNVQRGRSVLADRIGTEITSPDLSIYDDGTLRGGLGSSPFDGEGTPSQRTLLVADGVLEGYIHSIYTASKGSCESTGNGLRGYSDIPMVSTTNFILEFGDEVSLDDFSGIYVTDVLGAHTANPISGDFSVEANNAFLVEGGEFTPVKKAMLSGNIFELMNNVSSTDLERRQIGDFVTAPLIVEGIHVTG from the coding sequence ATGTTTGATTTCGCTGAAAAGGCCATCAAGTTGGCCTTAAGGAACTCTGAGATGGCTGAAGTCTACATTGAAAGGGAACATACAGTTGAGGTGCAGGTTCAGAGGGACCTCATAGACTTTGGTAAGATAGAATCCATGACAGGTATCGGTATAAGGGTACTTAAGGGAGGTAGGATGGGCTTTGCATACACCTCAGATCCATCGAATCTCCATAGAGCCGTTAAAATAGCCACAGAGAATCTCAAGCTTGCCGATCCAGATGAAAATTTTGGATTCTCAGAGCCGGCCACCTACCCCACAGTGAAGGGGATCTTTGACACATCATTCCTGGAACTGGAAGTTGGGGAATCTGCCAGCATCGCAGAGGTCATGGTTGATAAAACACTTGATGAGGGTTGCAGACCAACAAGTGGCGGGTTTTCAGCATCCATGGTTGAAACATTCATCCTGAACTCGGAGGGTGTTGAGGCTTCATCAAGGTCAACGGGATTCTCAGCATACATATCGGTGAATGCAGAGAAAAATGGGTCCAGGACAACGGCATATGAGTCTGATTCATCATGTATCATGGACATAGACCCTGAATGGATAGCTGGAAGGGCATGCCGGATAGCGAGGGATTCCCTTGGCGGTGAAAATGTTGAGAGCGGAAGGATGTCAGCTGTACTGGATTACCATGCAGCCGCAGGGTTGCTTGGCACATTTGCCGCGGCATTCAGTGCAGATAACGTTCAGAGGGGGAGATCCGTCCTGGCTGATAGGATCGGCACTGAAATAACATCCCCTGACCTCAGCATATACGATGATGGTACACTGAGGGGAGGCCTTGGCTCATCACCCTTTGATGGGGAGGGCACACCATCCCAGAGAACACTCCTTGTTGCTGATGGAGTCCTTGAGGGCTACATACACAGCATCTACACTGCATCCAAGGGTTCATGTGAGAGCACAGGTAACGGGCTGCGAGGCTACTCTGACATACCCATGGTTTCAACCACAAACTTCATCCTTGAATTTGGGGATGAGGTTTCACTTGATGATTTTAGCGGGATATATGTGACTGATGTGCTGGGTGCCCACACAGCAAACCCCATCTCAGGTGACTTCTCGGTTGAGGCCAACAACGCCTTCCTAGTGGAGGGTGGCGAATTCACGCCTGTGAAGAAGGCGATGCTCTCTGGTAACATATTTGAGCTCATGAATAACGTCTCATCCACAGACCTTGAGAGAAGGCAGATTGGAGACTTTGTAACGGCACCCCTCATTGTTGAGGGAATCCATGTAACAGGTTAA
- a CDS encoding radical SAM protein gives MSLKDALGHYLDVRDGRKDARFLEAKVIPASFSRESDTSELWREHERIEQGFECSGECRGSFLDLKIEIAERIFRKCSLCHWRCCVDRKLNPGRCGVTSPRVASEFLHYGEEAPLVPSHTIFFSGCTMNCVFCQNWDISQNPSVGVSIPEDRLAALIEERRRMGSANVNFVGGDPTPALPYILRVLRRISISVPVVWNSNMYLSQESMRLLKGIVDLYLTDFKFGNSDCALKLAGVRNYFEVVSENHLRIRGEDMIIRHLLIPGHLECCTKPIISWVADNLGKDTVMNIMGQYRPLYRASRYPELNRYPSRYELEEARRWALREGVENLI, from the coding sequence ATGTCACTGAAAGATGCTCTTGGCCACTACCTTGATGTGAGGGATGGAAGGAAGGATGCAAGATTTCTTGAGGCAAAGGTCATTCCAGCATCCTTCAGCAGGGAGTCAGATACCAGTGAACTCTGGCGGGAACATGAAAGAATAGAGCAGGGCTTTGAGTGTTCAGGGGAGTGCAGAGGATCATTCCTTGATCTGAAAATTGAAATTGCAGAGAGGATTTTCAGGAAATGTTCACTGTGCCACTGGAGATGCTGTGTTGATCGTAAATTGAACCCTGGAAGATGCGGTGTTACATCACCCCGGGTTGCATCGGAGTTCCTGCACTACGGCGAAGAGGCACCGCTGGTGCCCAGTCACACCATCTTCTTCTCGGGTTGCACAATGAACTGTGTCTTCTGCCAGAACTGGGACATATCACAGAACCCGTCTGTGGGTGTCAGCATCCCTGAGGATAGACTTGCGGCCCTCATAGAGGAGCGGAGGCGGATGGGCTCAGCCAACGTCAACTTCGTCGGGGGAGACCCGACCCCCGCACTACCCTACATTCTACGTGTCCTCCGGCGGATATCCATCAGTGTACCTGTGGTATGGAACAGCAACATGTACCTCTCACAGGAATCCATGAGGCTACTGAAAGGTATCGTGGACCTCTACCTCACCGACTTCAAATTTGGCAACAGTGACTGCGCATTGAAACTTGCCGGCGTAAGGAACTACTTTGAGGTTGTATCAGAGAACCACCTCAGAATAAGGGGTGAAGATATGATAATAAGGCACCTGTTGATTCCAGGGCACCTTGAGTGCTGCACAAAACCCATCATATCATGGGTCGCAGATAACCTTGGAAAGGACACCGTAATGAACATCATGGGCCAGTACAGACCCCTCTACAGGGCATCACGGTACCCTGAACTGAACCGTTACCCATCCAGGTATGAACTTGAAGAGGCGAGGCGATGGGCTCTGAGGGAGGGTGTTGAAAATCTTATCTGA
- a CDS encoding NTPase, with product MKILITGRPGSGKSTLIERIKDHLKLKGLSTGGIFTPEVREGSSRVGFEVVDIKSGRRGLLASVNSRGPRVGRYGVNVDVIDEIAVPAIMSALEEDDCVLIDEIAPMELKSERFRRAVEEALDSEVPVVAAVHRKLVQSIRKRGDIRVFVVDPESRDHVYRRIIDLLGD from the coding sequence GTGAAAATTTTAATAACAGGAAGACCTGGAAGTGGGAAAAGCACCCTTATTGAGAGAATAAAGGACCACCTGAAACTTAAAGGTCTTTCTACGGGGGGTATATTCACCCCGGAGGTGAGGGAGGGCTCATCAAGGGTTGGCTTTGAGGTTGTTGATATAAAATCAGGTAGGAGGGGTCTTCTTGCCTCAGTGAATAGCAGGGGGCCGCGGGTTGGAAGGTACGGTGTGAATGTTGATGTTATTGATGAAATCGCTGTTCCAGCGATAATGAGTGCTCTGGAAGAGGATGACTGTGTCCTGATAGATGAGATAGCGCCAATGGAACTTAAGAGTGAGAGGTTCAGGAGGGCTGTGGAGGAAGCGCTGGATTCAGAAGTTCCTGTGGTTGCAGCGGTCCACAGAAAACTTGTTCAAAGTATAAGAAAGAGGGGTGACATAAGAGTATTTGTTGTGGATCCTGAAAGTCGTGATCATGTTTATCGGAGGATCATTGATTTACTGGGTGATTGA
- the pscS gene encoding O-phospho-L-seryl-tRNA:Cys-tRNA synthase, which translates to MECADYGITRSLERDNLNLNPLQRGGVLPAAARRALYEFGDGYSVCDYCDGRLDQVTRPAVNSFLDDLADFIDADAVRTVHGAREGKFTVMHALCEAGDTIVADGNAHYTTHLAAERNNLEIVEVPSTGYPDYEIKPEAYREVLEEVADRVDVKLAVLTHVDGNYGNLTEAEEVAKICRNMGVPLLLNCAYSMGRLPVKLGEIGADFVVGSGHKSMAASGPIGVLGMRSEWEDIILRRSVRHEKKEIEMLGCTSRGAPLATLMASLPHVVERVSRWDDEIKKTRRFVSELEEMGGIRQIGKRPKEHDLVRFETPVFHDIASSHPRKGFFLYEELKKRRIVGIRRGQTKWFKCSVYGMTDGQVQYVIDSFREIIEKNRN; encoded by the coding sequence ATGGAATGCGCTGATTATGGTATTACAAGGTCACTTGAGAGGGACAATCTCAACCTTAACCCCCTCCAGAGGGGTGGTGTTTTACCTGCAGCCGCCAGGAGGGCCCTCTATGAATTTGGGGATGGCTACAGTGTCTGTGATTACTGCGATGGAAGACTGGACCAGGTTACAAGGCCGGCTGTGAACAGCTTCCTGGATGACCTCGCAGATTTCATAGACGCAGATGCTGTCAGGACGGTTCATGGGGCAAGGGAGGGTAAATTTACAGTTATGCATGCCCTCTGCGAGGCTGGTGACACCATCGTTGCGGATGGAAACGCACACTACACCACCCACCTCGCTGCAGAGAGAAACAACCTTGAGATTGTTGAGGTCCCATCAACGGGATACCCTGACTATGAGATAAAACCTGAGGCCTACAGGGAGGTCCTTGAGGAGGTCGCTGACAGGGTTGATGTTAAACTTGCAGTTCTAACACATGTGGATGGTAATTACGGTAACCTCACCGAAGCAGAGGAGGTAGCCAAGATATGCAGAAATATGGGTGTCCCCCTCCTCCTGAACTGCGCCTATTCCATGGGTCGTCTCCCTGTTAAACTCGGAGAAATCGGAGCGGACTTTGTCGTTGGAAGCGGGCACAAGAGCATGGCGGCCTCTGGACCGATAGGTGTTCTTGGGATGAGGTCTGAATGGGAGGACATCATCCTCAGAAGGTCAGTGAGGCATGAGAAGAAGGAGATTGAGATGCTGGGCTGCACATCACGTGGAGCACCACTTGCCACCCTCATGGCTTCCCTTCCACACGTTGTGGAGAGGGTTTCCCGGTGGGATGATGAGATTAAAAAAACCCGGAGATTTGTCTCTGAACTTGAGGAGATGGGAGGTATAAGGCAGATTGGTAAGAGACCCAAGGAACACGACCTTGTGAGGTTTGAAACCCCTGTATTCCATGATATTGCGTCTTCACATCCCAGGAAGGGTTTCTTCCTCTACGAGGAACTTAAGAAGAGGAGGATTGTTGGTATAAGAAGGGGTCAGACCAAGTGGTTCAAGTGCAGTGTTTATGGGATGACCGACGGACAGGTTCAGTATGTCATTGACTCCTTCAGGGAGATCATCGAGAAAAACAGGAATTGA
- a CDS encoding transcriptional regulator, with protein sequence MIGKKTLSDEKLALITFSGSLSKTGELIEEVREFISSENLEIAGDPLVIFYTSPLKDDGRYDVGIPVKGESEGSGDIKIVTIPEHTVIFKEYSENRNEAYEELIAYTEENGIDIIGAPREICHKKVREIQFPVIL encoded by the coding sequence ATGATAGGAAAAAAGACATTAAGTGACGAGAAACTGGCGCTTATAACCTTCAGCGGATCCTTAAGCAAAACAGGTGAACTCATTGAAGAGGTAAGGGAATTCATCTCATCAGAGAACCTTGAAATAGCAGGTGACCCCCTGGTGATATTCTACACAAGCCCCCTTAAGGATGATGGCCGATATGATGTGGGAATACCTGTAAAGGGCGAATCAGAGGGCTCCGGTGATATCAAAATTGTTACGATCCCCGAACACACCGTAATATTTAAAGAATATTCTGAAAATAGAAATGAAGCCTATGAGGAGCTCATAGCTTACACAGAGGAAAACGGAATTGACATAATAGGGGCTCCGCGGGAGATATGCCATAAAAAGGTAAGGGAAATACAGTTCCCTGTTATACTATGA
- a CDS encoding universal stress protein translates to MYRRILIPTDGSDDARKATEHAFRIAEMSSADILGISVVDTSYRKVWHEDISRRIERILRKQSEKAISILKDEFSSMQENGRMKECKLDTRILEGNPAEVILETMEDEDVDLVVMGSSGKHGLDRIISGSITRKILKSAETPILVVG, encoded by the coding sequence GTGTACCGCAGAATACTGATACCCACAGATGGCTCAGATGACGCCAGGAAGGCAACAGAACACGCATTCAGAATTGCAGAGATGAGCAGTGCAGATATCCTCGGGATAAGTGTAGTTGACACATCCTACAGGAAGGTCTGGCATGAGGATATCAGCAGGCGCATTGAAAGGATACTCAGAAAACAGTCAGAAAAGGCAATATCCATCCTCAAGGACGAATTTTCATCAATGCAGGAAAATGGTAGAATGAAGGAGTGCAAACTCGATACCCGGATACTTGAGGGCAACCCTGCAGAAGTTATCCTTGAAACAATGGAGGATGAGGATGTTGACCTAGTCGTTATGGGCAGCTCAGGTAAACACGGCCTCGACCGTATAATATCCGGAAGCATAACACGAAAGATTCTGAAATCTGCAGAAACTCCAATACTGGTCGTTGGCTGA
- a CDS encoding TIGR00288 family NYN domain-containing protein: protein MNMDDVNFVIIDNSQKDKKNLGLLVDGPNMLRKEFCSDLDFVKSLLLDRGNLRVGKVLLNQYASDKLIEAVVNQGFSPTIVAGDVDVQLAVEAFELIHNPHIDVVALMTRNADFLPLINIAKEKGKETLVIGAEPGFSIALQNSADNSIKLISEGV from the coding sequence ATGAATATGGATGATGTTAACTTCGTGATAATAGATAACAGCCAGAAAGATAAAAAGAATCTTGGGCTCCTCGTGGATGGCCCAAACATGCTCAGAAAGGAATTCTGCTCAGACCTTGACTTTGTTAAGAGCCTCCTGCTTGACAGGGGAAACCTCAGGGTAGGTAAGGTCCTCCTCAACCAGTACGCCTCAGATAAACTCATCGAGGCAGTTGTAAACCAGGGATTCTCACCCACGATAGTCGCAGGGGACGTGGATGTCCAGCTTGCAGTGGAGGCCTTTGAACTCATACACAACCCCCACATTGATGTGGTTGCACTGATGACAAGAAATGCAGATTTCCTCCCGCTAATAAACATAGCAAAGGAGAAGGGAAAGGAAACCCTTGTTATAGGTGCAGAGCCAGGGTTCAGCATAGCACTCCAGAACTCGGCAGATAACTCCATAAAACTAATAAGTGAAGGTGTCTGA
- a CDS encoding TetR/AcrR family transcriptional regulator, whose amino-acid sequence MAPTSRRERERQKRQMQIIRAAEKAFFERGYDNVTMDEIAERAEVNKALLYYYFKNKEALFFAVNLYGVRILHKMYSECSELETDGYGKVKAMLDALYRFSKEHPDYFRIYCYSGTERFEMSESEDGREIVDLRTGMWRLMVEAIIEGMKDGSIRSDLDPVELSIYIHTLAINSLNLDLTSRMVLEAREIGRDRFWRDLEIFLESALKNQKPESREP is encoded by the coding sequence ATGGCCCCGACTTCCAGGAGAGAACGTGAAAGGCAGAAAAGACAGATGCAGATAATAAGGGCTGCTGAGAAGGCATTCTTCGAGAGGGGCTACGACAATGTGACCATGGATGAAATAGCAGAAAGGGCAGAGGTCAACAAGGCACTCCTCTACTACTACTTCAAAAATAAGGAGGCCCTTTTCTTCGCCGTTAACCTCTACGGCGTAAGAATACTCCACAAGATGTACTCAGAATGTTCGGAGCTTGAAACAGACGGTTACGGCAAGGTGAAGGCCATGTTGGACGCCCTCTACAGATTCTCAAAGGAACACCCTGACTACTTCAGGATATACTGCTACAGTGGCACAGAAAGATTTGAGATGAGCGAGAGTGAGGATGGAAGGGAAATAGTTGACCTCCGCACAGGGATGTGGAGGCTCATGGTCGAGGCGATCATAGAGGGTATGAAAGACGGTAGCATTCGCAGTGACCTCGACCCGGTTGAGCTATCCATATACATACATACACTGGCCATAAATTCCCTCAACCTCGACCTCACATCAAGGATGGTTCTTGAGGCCAGAGAAATCGGGAGAGACAGATTCTGGAGGGACCTTGAGATATTCCTTGAATCAGCCCTGAAAAATCAGAAGCCGGAAAGCAGAGAGCCATGA
- the mtrA gene encoding tetrahydromethanopterin S-methyltransferase subunit A produces the protein MVDKKPVPEDWPHIVGDYVVGDAESPVAVVTLGSHMEDEPVRAGAAISGPLHTENLGIEKVVGNVIANPNLRFLLVCGAEVMGHITGQTIKALHTNGVDGETGRIIGATGAIPYIENMPDEAIERFRRQVELVDMVDVEDPNAIRERIGECVVHDSGAIDEEPLILRPSEDLNKKKPDENT, from the coding sequence ATGGTTGACAAGAAACCGGTACCCGAGGACTGGCCACACATAGTTGGGGACTATGTGGTTGGTGATGCCGAAAGTCCGGTTGCGGTTGTCACCCTCGGGTCCCACATGGAAGATGAGCCTGTAAGGGCGGGTGCAGCAATTTCAGGTCCACTGCACACAGAGAACCTTGGAATAGAGAAGGTCGTTGGTAATGTAATTGCAAACCCCAACCTCAGATTCCTCCTTGTATGCGGTGCAGAGGTCATGGGTCACATCACGGGTCAGACCATTAAGGCCCTCCATACCAACGGGGTTGATGGAGAAACCGGGAGAATAATCGGGGCCACCGGCGCCATCCCCTACATAGAAAACATGCCTGATGAGGCCATAGAGAGGTTCAGAAGGCAGGTGGAACTTGTTGATATGGTAGATGTTGAGGATCCCAATGCAATAAGAGAAAGAATAGGGGAGTGTGTGGTGCATGATTCAGGGGCAATTGATGAGGAGCCCCTCATTTTAAGACCTTCTGAGGATCTGAATAAAAAGAAACCCGATGAAAACACCTGA
- the rpsJ gene encoding 30S ribosomal protein S10: MHKARIKLTGTDPEKLAYVCDQLKKIAERTGVDMSGPIPLPTKRLVVPTRKSPDGEGTATWEKWEMRIHKRLVGIEADERAMRQVMKVNVPDNVSIEIELKS; encoded by the coding sequence ATGCACAAAGCAAGGATTAAACTCACAGGGACAGACCCTGAAAAACTGGCATACGTCTGTGACCAGCTGAAGAAGATCGCTGAGAGGACAGGCGTGGACATGTCAGGCCCAATACCCCTCCCAACCAAGAGGCTTGTGGTCCCAACAAGGAAATCCCCTGATGGTGAGGGAACCGCAACCTGGGAGAAATGGGAGATGAGGATCCACAAGAGACTTGTGGGTATAGAGGCCGATGAAAGGGCAATGCGTCAGGTAATGAAGGTCAATGTACCTGACAACGTCAGCATAGAAATAGAACTCAAGAGTTAA